In Bacteroidales bacterium, one DNA window encodes the following:
- a CDS encoding response regulator transcription factor: MDEEKLRVLLAEDDRNLGNILKSYLEAKTYETTLCVNGQEALQAYAKNKFDVCIIDVMMPVMDGFSLAKEIRLDNKNIPILFLTAKSLQEDKIKGFELGADDYITKPFSMEELLVRMKAVLRRSIQGSLPGENITTFEIGGYTFDYNRQTLTFADKAQKLTSKETELLKLLCDSMNNVLDRKIALHKIWNDDSYFNARSMDVYIAKLRKYLKQDPTVELINVHGSGFKLITNL, encoded by the coding sequence ATGGACGAAGAAAAACTAAGAGTCCTTTTGGCTGAGGACGACCGGAATCTCGGGAACATTCTTAAATCATACCTGGAAGCAAAGACGTATGAAACCACTTTGTGTGTGAACGGACAAGAAGCGCTTCAGGCTTATGCCAAAAACAAGTTTGATGTATGTATCATTGATGTGATGATGCCCGTGATGGACGGGTTCAGCCTGGCCAAGGAAATCCGCCTCGACAATAAAAACATTCCTATTCTTTTTCTGACCGCCAAATCGTTACAGGAAGACAAGATCAAAGGATTTGAACTTGGCGCCGATGATTACATTACGAAACCTTTCAGTATGGAAGAGTTGCTGGTGAGGATGAAAGCGGTGTTGCGCCGTTCCATCCAAGGCTCATTGCCAGGGGAGAATATTACCACTTTTGAAATAGGCGGATATACATTTGATTATAACCGACAAACCTTAACTTTTGCCGATAAAGCCCAGAAACTTACATCGAAGGAAACTGAATTGCTGAAACTTTTATGCGACAGCATGAATAACGTACTCGACCGTAAAATTGCACTGCATAAAATCTGGAACGACGACAGCTACTTCAACGCCCGCAGTATGGACGTGTACATCGCCAAATTGCGTAAGTACCTGAAGCAAGACCCAACGGTAGAACTGATCAACGTACATGGATCGGGGTTTAAGCTTATTACGAATTTATAG
- a CDS encoding HAMP domain-containing histidine kinase — MNRRRIILIILLVTVALVTLVAIQLYWINSAIKVEESHFHRRVNEVAGNIANKLQKMELARDFNLRQRSDQILRSLDSLSYAYYSQKLNDSINPSEYSWSRQYEQVDVFRDDHWETVRQRDTISFSEKAPGSDPSSIESNYRQQTEMLSELFEEMIIAQNPGRSHERYDKASLDSMIGVELSHAGLRTDYEFGIFSSMQNRLLIEKTSDFTQALLDEGFVYPLAPGNLFSGSDYLVLYFPKQMRFMLIQLTGMLAVSILIVLILIGAFYYAIHTIIQQKKLSLMKTDFINNMTHEFKTPISTVALACEALGDKDIQKSESLYKNYISIISEENRRLGVMAEKILQTAILEKGELKLRPELFDVHDIIRDVVKTMSIQVEIRDGQILTDLQASQSKLMADKVHITNIITNLLDNANKYTPSKPRIVVSTSNVDNGIVIAVSDNGVGISKSNQTKVFEKLYRVPTGNIHNVKGYGLGLSYVKFIVDKHKGSITVESEQGQGTRFRILLPFGD, encoded by the coding sequence GTGAACCGCCGACGAATAATACTCATTATCCTTCTTGTTACCGTGGCACTTGTTACATTGGTGGCCATACAATTGTATTGGATCAACAGCGCCATTAAGGTGGAGGAAAGCCATTTCCATCGCAGGGTAAATGAAGTTGCAGGCAACATCGCCAATAAATTGCAGAAGATGGAACTGGCGCGGGATTTCAATCTCCGTCAGCGCAGCGACCAGATCCTGCGTTCGCTTGATTCATTGAGTTATGCATACTATTCCCAAAAGCTTAACGATTCGATAAATCCATCAGAGTATTCCTGGTCAAGGCAATATGAGCAGGTGGATGTGTTTAGAGATGATCATTGGGAAACCGTCAGACAACGTGATACAATTAGTTTTTCAGAAAAAGCTCCGGGTTCAGATCCAAGCTCTATTGAAAGTAATTACCGGCAGCAAACCGAAATGCTTAGTGAGCTTTTTGAGGAAATGATCATTGCCCAAAATCCTGGCCGCAGCCACGAACGCTATGACAAGGCAAGTCTTGATTCGATGATTGGTGTTGAATTATCTCATGCAGGTCTGCGTACTGATTATGAATTCGGTATTTTCAGTTCAATGCAAAATCGCCTGCTGATTGAGAAAACCAGTGATTTCACTCAGGCCTTGCTTGACGAAGGTTTCGTGTATCCCCTGGCCCCCGGCAATCTGTTTTCGGGTTCTGATTACCTTGTGCTGTATTTTCCGAAACAAATGCGTTTTATGCTTATCCAGCTTACGGGTATGCTGGCTGTTTCCATTCTCATTGTATTGATCCTTATTGGTGCTTTCTATTATGCGATCCACACCATCATTCAGCAGAAAAAACTATCGCTGATGAAAACCGATTTCATTAATAATATGACCCATGAGTTCAAAACGCCAATATCAACTGTTGCACTTGCCTGCGAAGCCCTGGGCGATAAAGACATTCAGAAGTCAGAAAGTTTGTATAAAAATTACATCAGCATCATCAGTGAGGAAAATCGCCGTTTGGGTGTAATGGCCGAGAAAATTCTTCAAACCGCAATTCTAGAAAAAGGCGAGTTGAAATTACGACCCGAACTTTTCGATGTGCATGATATCATCCGCGATGTTGTAAAAACCATGAGTATACAGGTGGAAATCCGCGACGGGCAAATACTGACTGATCTGCAAGCCTCACAAAGCAAATTGATGGCCGACAAGGTTCACATTACAAATATAATTACGAACCTGCTCGACAATGCCAACAAGTACACTCCCAGCAAACCACGTATTGTAGTAAGTACCAGCAATGTTGATAACGGAATTGTTATTGCGGTTTCTGACAATGGTGTAGGCATCAGCAAAAGCAACCAGACTAAAGTTTTTGAGAAATTATACCGCGTTCCAACTGGTAATATTCATAATGTGAAAGGCTATGGGTTGGGACTGAGTTATGTAAAATTTATTGTGGACAAACATAAGGGTAGTATAACCGTAGAGAGTGAGCAGGGACAGGGAACGAGGTTCAGGATTTTATTGCCGTTTGGTGATTGA
- a CDS encoding glucose-6-phosphate isomerase, protein MNMLKVDIRSIEKFIDPEDIKKLETDLKIHHHDLVSGTGAGSEFTGWVRLPSSTSKELLDDIMLEAQRLKEKSEVVVVVGIGGSYLGSRAVIEALQHQFAGMLPAFKRPGPLVLFAGNNISEDYHSDLLEVLQKVNWSLIVISKSGTTTEPAIAFRILKQHLVRKYSVGEARKRIIAITDKSKGALKSLADEEGYKTYIVPDDVGGRYSVLTPVGLLPIAVAGFDIHKLMQGAAEMENITLASHLIEKNPAALYAAARNALYRKGKPVEIMVNYQPNLVFFTEWWKQLYGESEGKMQRGIFPAGVTFTADLHSMGQYIQEGLRIIFETVLSVEQSNKELHIPLLDNDADGLNYIAGKQLHEVNRMAELGTLLAHIDGGVPNIRISIPAIDEYNIGSLIYFFEFACALSGYTLAVNPFDQPGVEAYKKNMFALLGKTGFEAEGQILKKRLGDV, encoded by the coding sequence ATGAACATGCTGAAAGTAGATATCCGCTCAATTGAGAAATTTATTGATCCTGAAGACATTAAGAAATTAGAAACCGACCTGAAAATCCATCATCACGATCTGGTAAGCGGAACAGGTGCCGGCAGTGAATTTACAGGATGGGTTAGACTTCCCTCTTCCACTTCGAAGGAATTGCTTGACGATATCATGCTGGAAGCCCAACGCCTGAAAGAAAAATCAGAAGTGGTTGTGGTGGTCGGTATAGGCGGTTCATACCTTGGAAGCAGAGCGGTAATCGAAGCTTTGCAGCATCAGTTTGCAGGAATGCTGCCTGCTTTTAAGCGTCCGGGGCCTCTGGTGCTGTTTGCAGGTAATAACATTAGCGAAGATTATCATTCCGATTTGCTTGAGGTGCTTCAAAAAGTGAACTGGTCGCTGATTGTGATCTCAAAGTCGGGAACCACCACAGAGCCTGCCATCGCTTTCAGGATTCTGAAACAACATCTTGTCAGGAAATACAGCGTGGGCGAAGCGCGCAAACGCATCATAGCCATCACGGATAAATCAAAGGGAGCCTTAAAAAGCCTTGCCGATGAAGAAGGATACAAAACTTATATTGTGCCCGATGATGTAGGCGGTCGTTATTCTGTATTAACCCCGGTTGGTTTATTACCAATTGCGGTTGCTGGGTTCGATATACACAAACTTATGCAAGGTGCCGCGGAAATGGAGAATATCACTTTAGCTTCGCACCTGATTGAAAAAAATCCTGCCGCGCTTTATGCTGCTGCCCGTAATGCTTTGTATCGCAAAGGAAAACCGGTTGAGATCATGGTCAATTATCAGCCGAACCTGGTGTTTTTTACCGAATGGTGGAAGCAACTCTATGGTGAAAGTGAAGGCAAAATGCAACGCGGCATTTTCCCCGCAGGCGTGACTTTTACCGCTGATTTGCACAGCATGGGTCAGTACATACAGGAAGGCCTGCGCATTATTTTTGAAACAGTGCTTTCAGTTGAACAAAGCAACAAGGAACTCCATATTCCACTTCTTGACAATGATGCCGATGGGCTGAATTATATTGCAGGCAAACAACTTCATGAAGTGAACCGGATGGCAGAGTTGGGAACCTTGCTTGCACATATTGACGGCGGCGTTCCTAACATCAGGATCAGCATTCCCGCTATTGATGAATACAATATTGGCAGTTTGATCTATTTCTTTGAGTTTGCCTGCGCCCTCAGTGGTTATACCCTTGCTGTGAACCCATTCGATCAGCCAGGCGTTGAAGCGTATAAGAAGAATATGTTTGCATTACTTGGAAAGACTGGTTTTGAGGCGGAAGGGCAGATATTGAAGAAAAGGCTTGGAGATGTTTAA
- a CDS encoding nitroreductase family protein: protein MNFSELIVIRQSVRRYEPRPVEKEKLMQCLEAARLAPSASNSQPWYFVVVDEPELKDKVARATFDSVLTFNKFALQAPVIIVLVSEKAGLITRLAAKIKKRNWSQVDTGIAAEHFCLQAAELGLGTCMLGWFYEDKVKKLLNIPKDKFIGLLITLGYPSEDYRLREKTRKPYDEVIGFNGYHRK, encoded by the coding sequence TTGAATTTTAGCGAACTAATAGTAATCCGTCAAAGCGTAAGGCGTTACGAACCACGGCCTGTTGAAAAGGAAAAACTTATGCAATGCCTCGAGGCTGCGCGTCTGGCGCCATCTGCAAGTAATTCTCAGCCCTGGTATTTTGTAGTGGTGGATGAACCTGAACTTAAAGACAAAGTAGCCAGAGCCACTTTTGATTCTGTACTTACATTCAACAAGTTTGCATTGCAGGCTCCTGTCATCATTGTACTGGTGTCTGAAAAAGCAGGCCTGATCACCCGCCTTGCAGCTAAGATAAAGAAAAGAAATTGGAGCCAGGTTGATACAGGAATTGCTGCCGAACACTTCTGCCTGCAGGCTGCTGAACTGGGTTTGGGAACATGCATGTTAGGCTGGTTCTATGAAGACAAGGTGAAAAAACTATTGAACATCCCCAAAGATAAATTCATTGGTTTGCTCATCACCCTGGGATATCCGTCCGAAGACTATCGCCTGCGCGAAAAAACACGCAAACCTTACGATGAGGTAATCGGGTTTAATGGGTATCACAGGAAATAG
- the alr gene encoding alanine racemase, which yields MKHPAIIEISKSALKNNIAFMRKCFGGKTSISSVVKANAYGHGIEIFVPMAEEFGIDHFSVFSAHEAARIKEVCCQESRIMIMGWIDPNDLEWVISNGIEFYVFDSLRLREAAQIASTLGIKAKIHIELETGLNRTGFSEQELKEISAFIRQNILHLEIKGLCTHYAGAESIANYYRIQRQIKKFDHLSALLFREGIEAETRHTACSAAALSYPRTRMDMVRVGILQYGFWPTRETFIQYIGHRARKNDPLRRVLSWKSQVMTLKDIPAGEFISYGTAYLAQENTRIAVIPVGYSSGFSRSLSNQGRVLIQGSRVAVIGLVNMNMLLVDVTSLPGVMPGDEVTLIGRQQEAEITVASFGDFNKQLNYELLARLPKSIPRVIVD from the coding sequence ATTAAACACCCGGCTATCATTGAAATTAGCAAAAGCGCATTAAAAAACAACATTGCTTTCATGCGAAAATGCTTTGGTGGTAAAACCAGTATTTCTTCAGTAGTAAAGGCCAATGCTTATGGTCACGGTATTGAGATTTTTGTTCCCATGGCTGAAGAGTTTGGAATTGACCATTTCAGTGTATTCAGCGCGCACGAGGCAGCAAGGATTAAGGAAGTCTGTTGCCAGGAATCAAGAATTATGATTATGGGCTGGATTGATCCCAACGATCTTGAATGGGTAATCAGCAATGGAATCGAGTTTTATGTTTTTGACTCTCTACGCCTCCGTGAAGCTGCACAGATAGCTTCTACCCTTGGTATCAAAGCAAAAATTCACATTGAACTGGAAACCGGTCTGAACCGAACAGGATTTTCTGAGCAGGAACTCAAGGAGATCTCAGCTTTTATCAGGCAAAACATCTTACATCTGGAAATTAAAGGATTATGCACACATTATGCAGGTGCTGAAAGCATTGCCAATTATTACCGGATACAGCGACAGATCAAGAAGTTTGATCATTTAAGCGCTTTACTCTTCAGGGAAGGTATCGAAGCAGAAACAAGGCACACCGCCTGTTCTGCAGCCGCCTTAAGTTACCCGCGTACCCGCATGGATATGGTGAGGGTCGGAATCCTGCAATATGGTTTTTGGCCAACCCGTGAAACTTTTATCCAATACATAGGCCATAGAGCCAGAAAAAATGATCCGCTTCGCCGGGTCCTTTCATGGAAAAGCCAGGTAATGACATTGAAAGATATACCTGCCGGAGAATTTATAAGTTATGGCACTGCTTACCTTGCACAGGAAAATACGCGCATTGCTGTGATCCCGGTGGGGTATTCCAGTGGATTCAGCCGCAGCCTTAGCAATCAGGGAAGGGTGCTCATACAGGGAAGCAGGGTTGCAGTTATTGGATTGGTAAACATGAACATGCTCCTGGTGGATGTTACCTCACTTCCCGGTGTAATGCCCGGTGATGAAGTAACCTTGATAGGGCGACAACAGGAAGCTGAAATAACTGTTGCAAGCTTTGGCGACTTTAACAAACAATTGAATTATGAATTGCTGGCACGATTGCCAAAATCTATACCACGGGTAATTGTAGATTGA
- a CDS encoding amidohydrolase, translating into MKKQSLEHLIKIRHELHRHPEISGEEKETAIRILSWLKPYKPDNIITGLGGYGLAAIYSSNIEGPVIMFRAELDALPLKEGNIFEYRSNESQVAHLCGHDGHMTFLLGLAEHLSVQRLKQGKIVLLFQPAEETGMGALKAINDPNFITLQPDFVFSIHNLPGLPMHQVITSDQRFAAASTGMILRLQGRTSHAAEPGKGRSPVQAVSKILDKLEALPGEMQNLKAFSLLTIIHTKIGDVAFGTTPGDAVVMATLRAYEDEDLKKLSVAAKEIIELIARSENLEFEITYTESFPATVNHPEAADLVKSAAKTSELDVHNLTEPFKWTEDFGHFTSKFKGALIGLGSGEDHPALHNSNYDFPDELIPTGVRLITEICRKAGVL; encoded by the coding sequence ATGAAAAAACAAAGTTTAGAGCACCTGATCAAAATACGTCATGAGCTTCACCGGCATCCTGAGATTTCCGGAGAAGAAAAGGAAACGGCCATTCGAATTTTATCATGGCTTAAGCCGTATAAACCTGACAATATCATTACCGGCCTGGGAGGCTATGGGCTAGCTGCAATTTATTCCAGTAATATTGAAGGACCGGTAATAATGTTCCGTGCCGAGTTGGATGCATTGCCATTGAAAGAAGGCAATATCTTTGAATACCGATCAAACGAATCACAGGTTGCACATCTGTGCGGGCACGACGGGCATATGACATTCCTGCTGGGATTGGCTGAACATCTGAGCGTTCAACGTCTGAAACAAGGGAAAATAGTTTTATTGTTCCAGCCTGCTGAAGAAACCGGAATGGGAGCCTTGAAGGCGATCAACGATCCAAATTTTATTACCCTTCAGCCGGATTTTGTGTTTTCAATTCATAACCTGCCAGGGCTTCCGATGCACCAGGTTATTACAAGCGACCAGCGTTTTGCTGCTGCTTCCACCGGAATGATCCTCAGGCTTCAGGGTCGCACCTCACATGCTGCTGAACCCGGAAAAGGGCGCAGTCCTGTGCAAGCAGTGTCAAAGATCCTTGATAAACTGGAAGCCTTGCCCGGTGAAATGCAAAACCTCAAAGCATTTTCTTTACTTACTATCATTCATACTAAAATAGGTGATGTAGCTTTTGGAACCACGCCTGGCGATGCCGTAGTAATGGCAACACTCAGGGCTTATGAAGACGAAGACCTCAAAAAACTTTCGGTAGCCGCTAAAGAGATTATTGAACTCATCGCAAGGTCCGAAAATCTGGAATTCGAAATAACTTACACCGAATCTTTCCCCGCTACAGTGAACCACCCCGAAGCTGCAGATCTTGTTAAAAGTGCGGCCAAAACATCAGAACTGGATGTGCATAACTTAACGGAACCATTTAAATGGACAGAAGATTTCGGGCATTTTACTTCGAAGTTCAAAGGTGCATTGATTGGCCTGGGTTCGGGTGAAGATCATCCTGCCTTGCATAATTCCAATTATGATTTTCCGGATGAACTGATCCCAACCGGGGTTCGTTTGATCACTGAAATCTGCAGGAAGGCGGGGGTTTTGTAA
- a CDS encoding ABC transporter ATP-binding protein has translation MIHLNNIHKTYMTGSNSLHVLKGIDLEIKAGEMVSIMGSSGSGKSTLLNIIGMLDSHEKGDYHLDGKLIRDLSETKAAILRNRYIGFVFQSFNLISFKNAMENVALPLYYQNVGRRLRNKIAMEYLEKMGLAEWAEHHPNELSGGQKQRLAIARAMIAKPKVILADEPTGALDSTTSMEVMDLFDQINKEGITIIIVTHERDIAQRTRRIIRLRDGLIENDHNNHVENGYGMSENLKTEKNTVSSDTR, from the coding sequence ATGATACATCTCAATAATATCCACAAAACATACATGACCGGAAGCAACAGCCTGCATGTACTTAAGGGAATAGATTTAGAAATTAAGGCCGGCGAAATGGTTTCTATCATGGGCTCTTCCGGATCCGGTAAATCAACACTTTTAAACATTATCGGCATGCTCGACTCGCATGAGAAAGGCGATTACCATCTGGATGGCAAGCTGATCAGGGATTTGAGTGAAACCAAGGCTGCGATATTGCGTAACCGATACATTGGGTTCGTATTCCAGTCCTTTAATCTGATCTCCTTCAAGAATGCAATGGAGAATGTTGCATTGCCGCTTTATTACCAGAACGTTGGGCGCCGCTTGAGAAATAAAATTGCAATGGAATATCTTGAGAAAATGGGGCTCGCAGAATGGGCAGAACATCACCCCAACGAACTTTCGGGCGGGCAAAAACAACGCCTTGCAATAGCACGCGCCATGATTGCCAAACCTAAAGTGATTCTTGCTGATGAGCCTACCGGCGCCCTCGACAGCACAACATCCATGGAAGTCATGGATCTTTTTGACCAGATCAACAAAGAAGGGATCACAATAATAATCGTTACCCACGAACGCGACATTGCCCAACGCACCCGACGCATCATACGCTTACGTGATGGACTAATCGAAAACGACCACAATAATCATGTTGAGAATGGGTATGGGATGAGTGAGAATCTTAAAACAGAAAAAAATACTGTAAGCAGTGATACCAGATAA
- a CDS encoding ABC transporter permease yields the protein MFDLDKWQEIFSTIKKNKMRTFLTGFSVAWGIFMLIILLGSGKGLQNGVEQQFASSATNAIWFWTGQTSMPYKGMQPGRTVRLRNEDYQLIENRIDNIEYGSPRYDMWNVTISFRNQSSNFRLRGIFPEFFQIEKLTMVDGRFVNQTDYDQYRKSAVISTLVSEALFKDPADEVLGSYINVNGVPFKIVGIFTDDNSRDENMRMIYIPISTAQRVFGGANRIHQFSITVDGDAATSVNIEKSIRAEMARAHRFDVEDKRAMGSWNTLEQYTKFQQLFAGIRLFIWIIGIGTIIAGIVGVSNIMMIVVKDRTREIGIRKSMGATPWSIISLILQESILITAFAGYIGLVLGVGLLEMVSGQIDSEFFKNPEADFYTAVSATIVLVVSGAIAGFIPARRAAAIKPIEALRDE from the coding sequence ATGTTCGACCTCGACAAATGGCAGGAAATCTTCAGTACCATCAAAAAAAACAAGATGCGTACATTTCTCACGGGATTCAGCGTGGCATGGGGGATTTTTATGCTCATCATCCTCTTAGGTTCTGGCAAAGGTTTGCAAAATGGAGTTGAGCAGCAATTTGCATCTTCGGCTACAAATGCAATTTGGTTCTGGACCGGCCAAACCAGTATGCCTTATAAAGGAATGCAGCCGGGTCGTACAGTGAGATTGCGGAACGAAGATTATCAATTGATTGAAAACCGGATTGATAATATTGAATATGGATCTCCACGTTATGATATGTGGAATGTTACAATCAGTTTCAGGAATCAGTCTTCCAATTTCAGGCTGCGGGGCATTTTCCCTGAATTTTTCCAGATTGAGAAGTTAACAATGGTGGATGGACGTTTTGTGAACCAAACAGATTATGATCAATACCGGAAATCTGCGGTGATCAGCACCCTGGTTAGCGAAGCCTTGTTTAAAGACCCGGCAGACGAAGTGCTGGGAAGTTACATCAATGTAAATGGGGTTCCTTTTAAAATTGTTGGCATTTTCACCGACGATAACAGCCGTGACGAAAACATGCGCATGATTTACATCCCCATCAGCACTGCGCAACGCGTTTTTGGTGGAGCAAACCGTATTCACCAGTTTTCAATTACCGTTGATGGCGATGCCGCAACGAGTGTAAATATTGAAAAATCCATTCGTGCTGAGATGGCAAGGGCTCATCGTTTCGATGTGGAGGATAAACGGGCCATGGGAAGTTGGAACACGTTGGAGCAATACACCAAATTTCAGCAGCTTTTTGCAGGAATCAGACTTTTTATCTGGATTATTGGGATCGGAACCATCATTGCCGGCATTGTTGGTGTAAGCAATATCATGATGATAGTAGTAAAGGATCGCACCCGCGAGATTGGTATTCGCAAATCAATGGGAGCTACTCCCTGGTCAATTATTAGTCTCATTTTACAGGAATCAATTTTGATAACCGCTTTTGCAGGATATATTGGACTTGTACTTGGAGTTGGGCTGCTTGAAATGGTATCCGGACAGATAGATTCAGAGTTTTTTAAGAACCCTGAAGCGGATTTTTACACAGCCGTTAGCGCCACGATTGTGCTTGTTGTTTCCGGCGCCATTGCAGGTTTCATTCCCGCACGCAGGGCAGCTGCGATCAAGCCGATCGAGGCATTGAGGGATGAATAA
- a CDS encoding ABC transporter permease: MFDLDKWQEIFSAIKKNKMRTFLTAFGVFWGIFMLIIMLGSGNGLKNGVTRGFGDFATNSIFMWTRNTTEPYKGLPRGRRWNFRNADIQALRNNISEIEYIAPRIQAWGSEGANNVVRNQNTGAFFIYGDYPEWNLIDPVEMVSGRFLNHSDIDQTRKVAVIGTRVSEVLFESDEDPIGQYIKIQDVFFQVIGVFKPRSTEVNFGGDKTQSIHIPFTTLQRVYNYGDIVGWFAFTSQPDVPVSQVENKAISLLKRRHTISPDDKQAVGFFNMEEQYKKMMGLFMGINVLIWIVGTGTLFAGVIGISNIMLVIVKERTREIGIQRAIGASPFKIVSQIITESVFLTTLAGYIGLVLGVALVELINFALSQGGGEGNMIHNPQVDFNVAINALIILVVSGAIAGFIPARKAISIKPIDALRYE; the protein is encoded by the coding sequence ATGTTCGATCTCGATAAATGGCAGGAAATTTTCAGCGCAATTAAAAAGAACAAAATGCGCACTTTTCTCACAGCCTTTGGTGTGTTCTGGGGTATTTTCATGCTGATAATCATGCTTGGTTCGGGAAATGGATTAAAAAACGGGGTGACCAGAGGTTTTGGCGATTTTGCCACAAATAGCATTTTTATGTGGACCCGCAACACAACCGAGCCTTATAAAGGGTTGCCCCGCGGTCGCCGCTGGAATTTCCGCAATGCAGATATTCAGGCGTTGAGAAACAACATCAGCGAAATAGAATACATCGCTCCCCGCATACAGGCCTGGGGTAGCGAAGGCGCAAATAATGTGGTCAGAAACCAAAACACAGGAGCATTCTTCATTTATGGCGATTATCCCGAATGGAACCTGATTGACCCCGTTGAAATGGTGAGTGGCCGCTTCCTCAACCACTCTGACATTGATCAGACCAGAAAGGTGGCAGTGATCGGAACAAGGGTGAGCGAGGTTTTGTTTGAATCTGATGAAGACCCGATTGGACAGTATATTAAAATACAAGATGTTTTCTTTCAGGTTATTGGTGTGTTTAAGCCGCGCAGCACCGAAGTGAACTTTGGAGGTGATAAAACCCAAAGTATACATATCCCCTTTACAACCCTGCAGAGAGTGTATAATTATGGAGATATTGTAGGCTGGTTTGCCTTCACTTCACAACCGGACGTACCGGTTAGCCAGGTAGAAAACAAGGCTATTTCCCTGCTTAAACGGCGGCATACTATTTCACCCGATGATAAGCAAGCCGTTGGGTTTTTCAACATGGAAGAGCAATACAAGAAAATGATGGGATTATTTATGGGCATCAATGTGTTGATCTGGATTGTTGGAACCGGAACCTTATTTGCCGGGGTAATCGGGATCAGCAATATTATGCTCGTTATTGTTAAAGAGCGGACCAGGGAAATTGGAATTCAACGCGCCATCGGAGCTTCGCCCTTCAAAATTGTAAGCCAGATTATTACCGAATCTGTTTTTCTAACAACATTGGCAGGATATATTGGTCTGGTGCTTGGAGTGGCCCTGGTTGAACTCATCAATTTTGCTTTATCACAAGGCGGTGGCGAAGGCAATATGATCCACAACCCACAGGTTGATTTCAATGTAGCCATCAATGCTTTGATCATTTTGGTTGTATCAGGAGCCATTGCCGGATTTATCCCGGCCCGCAAAGCCATTAGTATAAAGCCAATTGATGCACTTAGGTATGAGTGA
- a CDS encoding efflux RND transporter periplasmic adaptor subunit, with translation MKAFFRILLIVIIVGIFGGTIYYLYSKSRQKPVVFETTTAFQTDIIKKTVATGKVVPRQEIDVKPQVSGIIEQIYVEPGQQIKSGDLIARVKIIPNMLNLANAESRVKRAEISQQDTKRAFERQKDLFETGVVAEVEFQQYEMAYLNALEELQAAENSLQLIRDGVAKSQGESSNTLIRSTISGMILKVPVEVGNSVIETNNFNEGTTIATIADMTEMIFKGKVDESEVGNIHEGMNLILTIGAIDTMKFDARLEHISPRGLEESGAVQFEIRAAVTLAEGVFIRAGYSANADIVLDSRKDVLALKESLLIFESDSVFVEVEKEPQVFERQEVKLGLSDGLNVEILSGLTTEDKVKVQNGKTDV, from the coding sequence ATGAAAGCGTTTTTTAGAATTTTACTCATCGTTATCATTGTAGGAATTTTTGGAGGAACCATTTATTACCTCTACAGCAAATCAAGGCAAAAACCGGTTGTATTTGAAACTACCACGGCGTTTCAAACCGATATCATTAAGAAAACGGTTGCCACTGGGAAAGTAGTTCCCCGCCAGGAAATTGATGTCAAACCCCAGGTTTCTGGAATCATTGAGCAGATTTATGTTGAACCCGGCCAACAGATAAAATCCGGCGATCTGATTGCCAGGGTGAAAATTATTCCCAATATGCTTAATCTTGCCAATGCTGAGTCGCGTGTGAAACGTGCCGAAATAAGTCAGCAGGATACCAAGCGTGCTTTCGAGCGCCAGAAGGATTTGTTTGAAACAGGTGTTGTTGCTGAAGTCGAGTTCCAGCAATACGAAATGGCTTACCTGAATGCACTTGAAGAATTGCAGGCAGCCGAAAACAGTTTGCAGCTCATCCGCGATGGTGTTGCAAAAAGCCAGGGCGAATCTTCGAACACGCTAATTCGTTCAACCATCAGTGGTATGATCCTAAAAGTTCCTGTCGAAGTTGGCAATTCTGTGATTGAAACAAACAATTTCAATGAAGGAACCACCATTGCCACCATTGCCGATATGACTGAAATGATTTTTAAGGGAAAAGTAGATGAATCGGAAGTTGGCAATATACATGAAGGAATGAACCTTATTCTTACAATTGGCGCTATTGATACGATGAAGTTCGATGCCCGGCTTGAGCATATTTCCCCACGTGGTTTGGAAGAAAGCGGCGCGGTTCAGTTTGAAATACGCGCAGCTGTTACGCTGGCTGAAGGAGTTTTCATCAGGGCAGGCTATAGCGCCAATGCCGACATTGTTCTCGACAGCCGTAAGGATGTGCTTGCATTAAAAGAAAGCCTGCTGATTTTTGAGAGCGACAGCGTTTTTGTTGAGGTTGAAAAGGAACCACAGGTTTTTGAACGCCAGGAAGTAAAGCTTGGATTATCCGATGGACTGAATGTGGAAATCCTCTCAGGCCTTACAACTGAAGACAAAGTAAAGGTTCAGAACGGAAAGACTGATGTATAA